A stretch of DNA from Candidatus Zixiibacteriota bacterium:
CGGTGGCGGCCCGGCGCAGGTTCCGCTTGCGTTTCTTCCCTTTGGAAGACAGCAGATGGCGTCGGAATGCCTTGTTCCGCTTGATCTTTCCCGTACCGGTCAGCTTGAACCGCTTGGCGGCGGCCCGATTCGTCTTCATCTTCGGCATGATTGCTCCCGTCTTTTCGCGTTGAGTCTGAATTACTTGGGCGTCAGCAGCATCGCCATGCTCCGTCCCTCGAGGCGCGGCTCGATGTCGACCTTGGCGATGTCCTGGAGCTGCTTCACCACTCCGCTGAGCATCTGCCTGCCCAGCTCCGGGTGCGTGATCTCGCGCCCGCGGAAGAACACCGAGACCTTCACCCGCTGGCCCCGCTCGATGAACTGGCGGATGCTTCGCACCTTGTGCAGCACGTCGTGCGGATCGGTCCGCGATCCCATCTTGACTTCCTTGATCTCGACGACGGAATGCTTTTTCGGACCGTGGGACTTCTTTTTCTGCTCGTAGCGGAACTTCCCGTAGTCCATGATCCGGCAGACCGGCGGCTGGGCATCGGGAGCCACCTCCACCAGGTCGAGGCCCAGCTGTTCCACCTGCTTGAGCGCCTCGTGCAGCGGCATGACGCCGAGCTGCTCCCCCTTGGGACCGATGACGCGCACCTCGCGCGCGCGTATTTGCTGATTGATTCTCGCGTCTCTAGCGATAAGCCACCTCCGTGGTCAAAGGACCGGTTCCGGCTCCACCGGTCAGCCCAGCTCCCGCGCCACCTCCGACTCCAGCATCCCCACGAAATCCGCCACCGACATCGGCGCCAGATTCTCCCCGCCCCTGCGGCGAAGGGTCAGGGTCCGGGCTTGAACCTCCTTGTCCCCGATGATCGCGGCATAGGGAATCTTGGCGAGCTGCGCCTCGCGGATCTTGTATCCGAGCTTTTCGTTGCGGTCGTCCAGCTCCACCCGCCAGCCGCGGTCCCGCAGCTCCGCGAAAACGCTTTTAGCATATTGCTTGTGGTGGTCGGTAACGGTCAGAACCCTCACCTGCACCGGGGCGAGCCACAGCGGAAAAGCGCCGCCGCAGTGCTCGATCAAAATCCCCATGAACCGCTCGATCGACCCCAGCAGCGCCCGATGGATCATCACCGGCCGCTCCTCGCTTCCGGAGGCCGAGACGTAGGTGAGACCGAAACGCTCCGGCAGAAAGAAATCGAGCTGCACGGTGGCCAGCTGCCACCCCCGGCGCAGCGCGTCGAGCACCACGAAATCGATCTTCGGACCGTAGAACGCTCCCTCGCCGGGGCTGCTCCGGTACTCGATCGACTGCTTCCGCAGCGCCTGGCCGAGGACCTCCTCGGCGCGGTCCCATACGGCCGGATCGCCGAGAAAGTCCTTCGGGCGGGTGGAGAGCCGCACCTCCATGTCGCCGAACCGGAAGGTACGGTAAACCTCCCGCAGCATCGTAATCAACCCGCCGATTTCGTCCTCGATCTGTTCGGGCGCGCAGAAAATGTGCGCGTCGTCCTGCGAGAAAGAGCGCACCCGGGTGAGCCCCGCGGTCACGCCGGAGCGTTCGTAGCGGTGCAGCCGGCCAAAGTCCGCGATCCTGAGCGGCAGGTCGCGGTACGAGCGCTTCTTCGAGGCATAGATCAGCGTGTGGCCCGGGCAGTTCATCGGCTTCACGCCGAACTCGCGGTCGTCGACGCGGGTGAAATACATGTTCTCGCGGTAGTGATCGTAATGCCCGGAGCGGCGCCACAGCTCGACGTCGAGGATCTGCGGCGTGATCACCTCTTCGTAGCCGTAGCGGCGGTAGAGCCGGCGGACGTAAGCGATCAGCTCGTTGTAGACCACAGCCCCTTTCGGGTGGAAAAACGGGCTTGCCGGCGCGACCGGGTGAAAGCTGAAGAGATCGAGCTCGCGCCCGAGCCGTCGGTGATCCCGTTTTTTCGCCTCCTCGAGCAGCTGCAGGTGCTCCTTCAGCGCCTGCCGGGTCGGCCACGCCGTCCCGTAGATGCGCTGGAGCATCTCGTTGCGCTCGTCCCCGCGCCAGTAGGCGCCGGCGACTCCGGTGAGCTTGAACGCCCGCAGCGCTCCGGTCGACGGCACGTGAGGGCCGCGGCACAAATCCACCCAGTCCCCCTGCCGGTAAAGCGAGACCGTCTCGTCGGGGATTCCCTCGAGGATCTCGACTTTGTAGGCCTCTCCCATCGAGCGAAACAGCTCGATCGCCTGCTGGCGCGACATTTCCTCCCGCCGGACGGGGAGGTCCTGCTCGACCAGCTCCTTCATGCGGGCCTCGATGCGCTCTAGCTCTTCGGGAGTGAACGCCCGGTCGCGCTTGAAGTCGTAGTAAAAGCCGTCCTCGATCGTCGGGCCGATGGTCACCTGGGTTCCGGGAAACAGGCTCTGCACCGCCTGCGCCATGAGGTGCGCGGTTGAGTGGCGCAGGATGTCGAGCCCCTCGGGGCTGTCCACCGAGATCCACTCGACCGTGCCGTCCTCGGTGAGAGGCCGGCTCAGGTCCACGGCCTTGCCGTCGAGCCTGGCGGCGATCACGTCTTTTCCGGCCTCGCAGGAGACGGCGAGCTCGCCGATGGTCGTGCCGCGGCGGACGTCGACGGTTTTCCCGCCGGGCAACCGGATACGAATGTTCTCCATGCGGGTACTATAATAGGATGGTAGGCACGGGCAGGATTGAACTGCCGACCTCTTCCGTGTCAAGGAAGCGCTCTCCCACTGAGCTACGTGCCTGAAAGGAGTGAAGAGACAATCGTTGTCGAGCCTTCATCGATCAGCGTCGGCGCCTGCCCTGGCTTGGGCAGAAAGATGCAAACAAGCGATTTTCCTATCAATTTCTCGCAAGGCTGTCAACCCGGTCGCCTCAGCGCCGAGGCTCTGTTCTGCAACCACACCAATCCCCGGTAGAGATACTGCAACCCCGACCACACCGTCGCCACGGCGGTGGCGACCACGACGATGTCGCGCCACAACGGGTCGATGCTTTGCGGGTCGTAAAGCAGCAGGAGGACCACGCCCACCGTCAGCAGCTGTAACGCGGTGCTGCACTTGCCCGCCGCCGTCGGCTGAACGTGCGGCCGCTCGTCGAGCAGCAGACACAGCATACCATACCCGGTCAAAATGAAAACATCGCGGCTGAGAACCAGGACCGCAAGCCACGGCGGGATCGCCCCCTCGAGCGCCAGCATCAGGAAAGAGCTGATCATCAGGAGCTTGTCCGCCAGCGGATCCAGGTGCGCGCCCAGCGCGGTCTCCTGCCCCATCCAGCGCGCGCTGAGGCCGTCGAGAAAATCGGTCACGCCGCCGATCACGAAGACCGCCAGCGCGGCGCCGTAACTGCGCGACGAGAGCAGGACGAGAAAGACGGGGATCGTCAGGATCCGTACCAGCGTGAGGAAGTTAGGGAGATTGAGCATCGAATCCCCGGGCCGCGGCGGCATCTCCGTTCCGCGCGAGCATCTTCCTCATTTGACCGGCCAGCTTCGGTGTGACGAGCGCCGTCAGGTGGAGGCGATCGCCCTCGTAGCGCTCTTCGATGATCCGGCCGCGCTCCCGGATCATCGCGACCAGCGCGCCCTGCGCCGCGCTGAAGCAGCCGTGGAACGTCTCCTTGCCCTCGTCCAGGATCGCCCCGATCCGCTCCAGCAACCCTTCGACGCCGCGGCCTGTCAGCGCCGATATGGGGCAGACCTCACGGGCCCGGCTGTTCCGGAACGACCGCAGGGGAAGCTCCGGGAAGAGATCGATCTTGTTCGGCACCAGGATCGCCGGGATCGCGCCCGCGCCGATCTCCTCGAGCACCTTCTCGACGATCTCGATCTGCTCTTCGAACAGGGGGCTCGCCATGTCGACGAGGTGGAGCAGCAGGTCGGCCCGGGCGACCTCCTCGAGCGTGCTCTTGAACGCCTCGATGAGCGAATGAGGGATCTTGTTGATGAAGCCGACCGTGTCGACGAGCATCACCTTGTCGCGGTTCGGCAGCCGCAAGGCGCGGATCGTGGGATCGAGCGTGGCGAACAGCCTGTCCTCGACGGTCACGCCGGCGCGCGTGAGGGCGTTCATCAAAGTGGACTTCCCGGCGTTCGTATAGCCCACCAGCGCCACAGTCGCGAAGGGGACCTCGTCGCGCTCCCTGCGCTGCAGCCCCCGCGTCCGCTCGACCCGGCGCAGGCGGCGTTTGAGATGCGCGATCCGCTCGCGGATCCGCCGGCGGTCCACCTCCAGCTGCGTCTCGCCCGGGCCGCGGGTGCCGATGCCGCCGCCGAGCCGCGAAAGGTGCAGCCACTGCCGCGTCAGGCGCGGCAGGAGATACTGCAGTTGCGCCAGCTCGACCTGGAGCTTGCCCTCGTTGCTGCGGGCGCGCTGGGCGAAGATGTCGAGGATGAGCTGGCTCCGGTCCACCACGCGAGTCGCCAGGGCCGCTTCGAGGTTGCGCTGCTGCGCCGGCGTGAGATCCTCGTCGACGATCACGAGATCGGCGCCCTGCCGCTTCACCTTGAGCTGGATCTCCTCCACCTTGCCGCGGCCGATCAGGGTCGCGGGGGTGACGCTTCTCAACTGCTGGGAAGTCTTCTCCAGCACTTCGGCCCCGGCGGTCTCCGCGAGCCGCTCGAGCTCGTCCAGACTGTCGCCGAGAGGGATTCTTCCCGGAGCCGAAGGCAGCTCGACCCCGACCAGGATCGCCCGCTCTTTTCGATGGTGGTTGGAATTGCGCCGGTTCAAGACTGCGAGATCTGAAGGCTCACCCTGGTTCCGAAGAGCCGGCCGACCGCGGCCTCCAGCTCGGGCGTCCACGCGACCCGCATCTGATCGGACAGCTCGATCACGGTCTCGCCGGCGTCCGGAGCCATGACATGGAGCAGCACGTTGCACGGGCCGGGGTAGTCCAGCAGCGCCTCCCGCAGGCTCACCAGCTCCTCGGGAGCGACTTCGTTCTCCCGAAAATAGAGGTGCACGCGCTCGCCGTTGCGGCGGGAGCGCTCGTTGCCGTTGCGCGCCGCTTTGGCCGCGTCGGCCAGGGGGCTGATTTCGTTGGCGATGATCTGGACCCTTTCTTCTCCGGCTTCGAGCCTGCCCCGCACGTAAATCGGGTCGTCCGAGGCCAGGATCTCGGCCACCTTCCGGTAGACGTCCGGCCAGGCGATAACTTCAATATAACCGGTTTTGTCTTCCAAGTTAAAGGTCCCGTAGCGCTCGCCCTTTTTCGTGTTCTTGAGCTTCAACGCCGAGATCACGCCCGCCACCCGGACGTCGCCGGGAGAGGGCTTTTCCCTTAACGCGGCCAGGGTGCCGCTGGTGAGCCTTTTGATCACGCGCTCGTACTTGTCCAGAGGGTGGCCGCTGATGTAGAAACCCAGGGCCTCCTTCTCGAAAGCGAGCGACTGCTGGGGCGACCACTCCTCGGCCTGGGGGTAGTGGTCCGGGGTCCTCCTGGCCGTGCGGCCCGGGCTCCCGAGCATCTGGAAGATGTCGATCTGGTTGCTCGCGCTGTCGCGCTGGTGGGCCTGGCCGGCCCGCAGCGCCTCGTCCAGCGCCGCCGTCATGCGCGCCCGCGACACCCCCGTGGAGTCGAAAGCGCCGCACTTGATCAGGCTTTCGATCACCCGGCGGTTGACCGCGGTCAGGTCCACCCGCCGGCAGAAGTCGAACAACGACTCGAACGGTCCCGCCTCGTCGCGGCTCTCGAGGATCACCTCGACCGCCTTCTCGCCCACGTTTTTCACCGCCGCCAGGCCGAAGCGGATCTTGTCCCCGACCGGGGTGAAGTCGGCGCGGCTCTCGTTGATGTCGGGGGCGAGCACCTCGATGCCGCGCTCCCGGCACTCCGCGAGGTTCTTGATGACCTTGTCCGTGTCGTCCATCTCGGAGGTCATCAGCGCGGCCATGAACTCCACCGGGAAATGGGCCTTCAGGTAGGCGGTCTGGTAGGAGACCAGCGCGTAGGCCGCGGAATGCGACTTGTTGAAGCCGTAACGCGCGAAGGTCTCCATCTGGTCGAAGATCTCCGCTGCCTTCTCGGCGCCGATGTTTTTCCTCTTCGCCCCCTCCACGAAGCGCTCGCGCTGCGCCGCCATCTCCTCGGGATCCTTCTTCCCCATCGCGCGGCGCAGGATGTCCGCGTCGCCCATGCTGTAGCCCGCCAGCACCTGGGCGATCTGCATCACCTGCTCCTGGTAGACGATGACTCCGTAGGTGTCCTTCAGGATCGGCTCGAGCAGCGGGTGGAGGTACTTGATCTTTTCCCGGCCGTGCTTCCGCTTGATGTACTCCTCGGCCATGCCGCTGTCGAGCGGCCCGGGGCGGTAGAGCGCCAGGATCGCGACGAGGTCCTCGAAGCAGTTGGGGCGGATCTTGACCGTCATCTCCCGGATGCCCGTGCTTTCGAGCTGGAAGACGCCGGTGGTGTTGCCGTTGCACAGGAGCCGATAGGTTTTCTTGTCGTCCAGCGGGAGCCTGGCCGGGTCGACCTTCTCCCCGCGCGTCCGCTCGATCAGCTTCACGCAATCGTGGATCAGGGTCAGCGTCTTGAGGCCGAGAAAATCGAACTTCACCAGACCGATCTTCTCGACGCTGCCCATGTCGAACTGCGTCACGATGCCGCCTTCCTTGTCGACGAAGAGCGGCAGATGATCGACCAGCGGGAGGTTCGACAGCACGACTCCCGCGGCGTGCGTCGAGGCGTGGCGCGTGAGCCCTTCCAGCCGGAGCGCGTGGTCGATCAGGGTCTTGACCCGCGGATCGGTCTTGATCAGCTCCTGCAGGCGCGGCTCCATCTTGATCGACTCGGCGAGCGGGTAGTCGAAGCCCTGCTTCGGCGCCGGG
This window harbors:
- the rpmI gene encoding 50S ribosomal protein L35; translation: MPKMKTNRAAAKRFKLTGTGKIKRNKAFRRHLLSSKGKKRKRNLRRAATVAASEAKNIRKLIPYK
- the infC gene encoding translation initiation factor IF-3 — protein: MARDARINQQIRAREVRVIGPKGEQLGVMPLHEALKQVEQLGLDLVEVAPDAQPPVCRIMDYGKFRYEQKKKSHGPKKHSVVEIKEVKMGSRTDPHDVLHKVRSIRQFIERGQRVKVSVFFRGREITHPELGRQMLSGVVKQLQDIAKVDIEPRLEGRSMAMLLTPK
- the hflX gene encoding GTPase HflX, with product MNRRNSNHHRKERAILVGVELPSAPGRIPLGDSLDELERLAETAGAEVLEKTSQQLRSVTPATLIGRGKVEEIQLKVKRQGADLVIVDEDLTPAQQRNLEAALATRVVDRSQLILDIFAQRARSNEGKLQVELAQLQYLLPRLTRQWLHLSRLGGGIGTRGPGETQLEVDRRRIRERIAHLKRRLRRVERTRGLQRRERDEVPFATVALVGYTNAGKSTLMNALTRAGVTVEDRLFATLDPTIRALRLPNRDKVMLVDTVGFINKIPHSLIEAFKSTLEEVARADLLLHLVDMASPLFEEQIEIVEKVLEEIGAGAIPAILVPNKIDLFPELPLRSFRNSRAREVCPISALTGRGVEGLLERIGAILDEGKETFHGCFSAAQGALVAMIRERGRIIEERYEGDRLHLTALVTPKLAGQMRKMLARNGDAAAARGFDAQSP
- the dnaE gene encoding DNA polymerase III subunit alpha, producing the protein MEHSRFVHLHCHTEYSLLDGANKVDRLCERIKALKQPAVAMTDHGNMFGAVEFYREAVRHGIKPIIGCEIYVAPTSRFERKGVDRGPKEYNNHLILLAMNREGYRNLCKLVSLGYMEGFYYKPRIDKELLRELNGGLIALSACLQGEVSQALSAGNFERAKAAAEQYLAMFGDRYYIELQDNKLPEQEKVNRLLIELAEELSIPTVATNDCHYGEREDFHAHDVLLCVQTGKTINDENRLKLETDELYLKSEEEMKRGFAHCPEAVERTLEIADRCNVEIEFGKYHFPTYTPPKDVSLDDYLDELARAGLEERLEGVTDPGTRKTYYDRLEYELDVIKRMQFPGYFLVVADFINYAKQNGIPVGPGRGSSAGSLVAYALKITDLDPIRHVLLFERFLNPERRSMPDIDVDFCIRGRARVIQYVKDKYGSDRVAQIATFGTLKAKAAIKDVGRALGFSFAETDAIAKLIPAPKQGFDYPLAESIKMEPRLQELIKTDPRVKTLIDHALRLEGLTRHASTHAAGVVLSNLPLVDHLPLFVDKEGGIVTQFDMGSVEKIGLVKFDFLGLKTLTLIHDCVKLIERTRGEKVDPARLPLDDKKTYRLLCNGNTTGVFQLESTGIREMTVKIRPNCFEDLVAILALYRPGPLDSGMAEEYIKRKHGREKIKYLHPLLEPILKDTYGVIVYQEQVMQIAQVLAGYSMGDADILRRAMGKKDPEEMAAQRERFVEGAKRKNIGAEKAAEIFDQMETFARYGFNKSHSAAYALVSYQTAYLKAHFPVEFMAALMTSEMDDTDKVIKNLAECRERGIEVLAPDINESRADFTPVGDKIRFGLAAVKNVGEKAVEVILESRDEAGPFESLFDFCRRVDLTAVNRRVIESLIKCGAFDSTGVSRARMTAALDEALRAGQAHQRDSASNQIDIFQMLGSPGRTARRTPDHYPQAEEWSPQQSLAFEKEALGFYISGHPLDKYERVIKRLTSGTLAALREKPSPGDVRVAGVISALKLKNTKKGERYGTFNLEDKTGYIEVIAWPDVYRKVAEILASDDPIYVRGRLEAGEERVQIIANEISPLADAAKAARNGNERSRRNGERVHLYFRENEVAPEELVSLREALLDYPGPCNVLLHVMAPDAGETVIELSDQMRVAWTPELEAAVGRLFGTRVSLQISQS
- the pgsA gene encoding CDP-diacylglycerol--glycerol-3-phosphate 3-phosphatidyltransferase gives rise to the protein MLNLPNFLTLVRILTIPVFLVLLSSRSYGAALAVFVIGGVTDFLDGLSARWMGQETALGAHLDPLADKLLMISSFLMLALEGAIPPWLAVLVLSRDVFILTGYGMLCLLLDERPHVQPTAAGKCSTALQLLTVGVVLLLLYDPQSIDPLWRDIVVVATAVATVWSGLQYLYRGLVWLQNRASALRRPG
- the thrS gene encoding threonine--tRNA ligase, with the translated sequence MENIRIRLPGGKTVDVRRGTTIGELAVSCEAGKDVIAARLDGKAVDLSRPLTEDGTVEWISVDSPEGLDILRHSTAHLMAQAVQSLFPGTQVTIGPTIEDGFYYDFKRDRAFTPEELERIEARMKELVEQDLPVRREEMSRQQAIELFRSMGEAYKVEILEGIPDETVSLYRQGDWVDLCRGPHVPSTGALRAFKLTGVAGAYWRGDERNEMLQRIYGTAWPTRQALKEHLQLLEEAKKRDHRRLGRELDLFSFHPVAPASPFFHPKGAVVYNELIAYVRRLYRRYGYEEVITPQILDVELWRRSGHYDHYRENMYFTRVDDREFGVKPMNCPGHTLIYASKKRSYRDLPLRIADFGRLHRYERSGVTAGLTRVRSFSQDDAHIFCAPEQIEDEIGGLITMLREVYRTFRFGDMEVRLSTRPKDFLGDPAVWDRAEEVLGQALRKQSIEYRSSPGEGAFYGPKIDFVVLDALRRGWQLATVQLDFFLPERFGLTYVSASGSEERPVMIHRALLGSIERFMGILIEHCGGAFPLWLAPVQVRVLTVTDHHKQYAKSVFAELRDRGWRVELDDRNEKLGYKIREAQLAKIPYAAIIGDKEVQARTLTLRRRGGENLAPMSVADFVGMLESEVARELG